A genome region from Panicum virgatum strain AP13 chromosome 4K, P.virgatum_v5, whole genome shotgun sequence includes the following:
- the LOC120702263 gene encoding uncharacterized protein LOC120702263 has product MPSPPQNEAVANEAGATGSSAAEIASSAAPDGQSIVEKAIAELPPTLAEMAKDPKRKAKSRDPRWKYGFWPDPLKKEMVQCIFYKKVVPAGIKRFKQHLAGGYGDTIKCPQAPELICKEMSIYLKKNARSVIVQVDEGEGEGGGEQEQEQGAEEGEAVEQVAVPSSGTRLKQAKAAKLKVSQAAITSFMVSGPVKPQTQKYSKSISSMLCDTPEEVVAKRHKYGTSQPTLEHCTKKSKEAKEIVDDHVADFFYENDIAFNVINSRSFEIMVESIGQYGPGYRAPTFREIREELLERAVQRTTELRKKHEKAWKEYGCTIMSDGWTDTSRRHLINFFANSPAGTFFLGSVDASSEVANAQMLADLLEKQIDKVGKEYVVQIVTDNGGNFKAAGRILMERIPHLFWTPCVAHCLNLMMQDIGQKKEFNTTINMAKKLSRFLYKHGRLLEFMRKKIDGDLVRPAVTRFATSYLTLASMFEKRQGLKALFVSPQWSSSAWSKSAEGQQSDGDETPAAPEIMAAMEVAKSTIKEDLRANNTLLKQVMDCYDRRWENQMEQKLYGAALFLNPGKFFAIREKDRRQATRLRSMFNDVFWKMVADDDEQCKISKQADDYERSEGDCFSKPMAIRERDNKNPILWWGSYGGLAYELQSLAKRIVSLCCSTSGCERNWSTFSHVHTKKRNRLEHKRLSKLVYVSYNRKMSNRFQKIRELGSKAKKSNPLILEEFNWESEWVDVNSDPVHTGAAVDAPGYWGHHEQ; this is encoded by the exons ATGCCGTCGCCGCCACAGAATGAAGCCGTGGCCAATGAAGCAGGCGCCACAGGTTCCTCCGCTGCTGAAATTGCCTCCTCAGCTGCTCCAGATGGTCAATCCATAGTAGAGAAGGCCATAGCTGAACTGCCACCAACTCTTGCAGAGATGGCTAAAGATCCTAAGAGAAAAGCAAAATCTAGAGACCCTAGATGGAAATATGGGTTCTGGCCAGATCCTCTGAAGAAGGAGATGGTGCAATGCATATTCTACAAGAAGGTTGTTCCTGCAGGAATCAAAAGGTTCAAGCAGCACCTTGCTGGAGGCTATGGTGATACAATAAAATGTCCACAAGCACCAGAGTTGATCTGCAAAGAGATGAGCATTTACCTGAAAAAGAATGCAAGAAGTGTGATTGTGCAAGTGGATGAAGGTGAAGGTGAAGGTGGAGGtgaacaagaacaagagcaaGGTGCAGAGGAGGGTGAAGCTGTTGAACAAGTAGCAGTACCAAGTTCTGGGACAAGGCTTAAGCAAGCAAAGGCAGCAAAGCTGAAAGTTTCTCAAGCTGCAATCACTTCTTTTATGGTTTCTGGTCCAGTAAAACCACAAACACAAAAGTACTCCAAGTCAATAAGTTCAATGCTTTGCGATACACCAGAGGAAGTAGTAGCAAAAAGGCATAAATATGGTACTTCACAACCTACTCTTGAGCACTGCACAAAGAAATCTAAGGAGGCCAAAGAAATTGTTGATGATCATGTCGCTGATTTCTTTTATGAGAATGACATAGCTTTCAATGTCATCAATTCAAGAAGCTTTGAGATTATGGTTGAGTCCATTGGGCAATATGGTCCTGGGTATCGTGCACCAACATTTCGTGAAATTAGGGAGGAGCTGCTTGAAAGGGCTGTGCAGCGAACAACGGAACTGAGGAAGAAGCATGAGAAGGCTTGGAAGGAATATGGTTGCACGATCATGTCCGATGGTTGGACTGACACAAGCCGGCGTCATCTCATCAACTTTTTTGCCAACAGCCCAGCAGGGACCTTCTTCCTAGGCTCAGTGGACGCTTCAAGTGAAGTAGCTAATGCACAAATGTTAGCAGATTTATTGGAAAAGCAAATTGATAAGGTTGGAAAGGAATATGTTGTGCAGATAGTCACAGACAATGGAGGCAATTTCAAGGCAGCGGGAAGGATTCTAATGGAGAGGATCCCTCATTTGTTTTGGACACCTTGTGTAGCACATTGCTTGAATTTGATGATGCAGGACATTGGGCAGAAAAAGGAATTCAACACAACTATCAATATGGCAAAGAAATTGTCCAGATTTCTGTACAAGCATGGAAGGCTTCTTGAGTTTATGAGAAAGAAAATAGATGGAGATCTTGTCAGACCTGCTGTGACTCGCTTTGCTACATCATATCTCACTTTGGCAAGTATGTTTGAAAAGAGACAAGGTTTGAAGGCTTTGTTTGTTAGTCCCCAATGGAGTAGCAGCGCCTGGTCCAAATCTGCTGAAGGACAGCAAT CAGATGGAGATGAGACACCAGCAGCACCTGAGATTATGGCAGCAATGGAAGTGGCAAAGAGCACAATCAAGGAGGACCTGAGAGCCAATAACACTTTACTTAAACAAGTAATGGACTGCTATGACAGGAGGTGGGAAAACCAAATGGAGCAAAAGTTGTATGGTGCAGCCCTATTCTTGAATCCAGGCAAGTTCTTTGCCATAAGGGAGAAGGACAGGAGGCAAGCTACAAGGCTAAGGTCCATGTTCAATGATGTTTTTTGGAAGATGGTGGCGGATGATGATGAACAGTGCAAGATTAGTAAGCAAGCTGATGATTATGAGAGGTCTGAAGGTGATTGCTTCTCAAAGCCAATGGCAATAAGAGAGAGAGATAACAAGAATCCTA TTTTGTGGTGGGGATCATATGGTGGCCTAGCATATGAGCTCCAAAGTTTAGCAAAAAGAATTGTGAGCCTTTGTTGTTCTACTTCTGGATGTGAACGTAATTGGAGCACATTTTCTCAT GTCCATACCAAAAAGAGGAACAGATTAGAGCACAAAAGGTTGAGCAAGCTGGTGTATGTTAGCTACAACCGGAAGATGTCAAATAGATTTCAAAAAATTAGAGAACTTGGCTCCAAAGCAAAGAAATCCAACCCTCTGATTCTTGAAGAATTTAATTGGGAGAGTGAATGGGTTGATGTAAATTCTGATCCAGTTCACACAGGAGCAGCAGTAGATGCACCAGGATATTGGGGGCACCACGAGCAGTAG